The window GAAGCATCACCTTCCTGAATTTTGGCCGAATCGCGCAGCAAATATTCACAGGCACTGGCAGTTGCCCTGGTACAGAAAACCCCACCGGCAAAACCTTCTTTCACCACCATCGGAATTCTTCCGGAATGATCAAGATGAGCATGGGAGAGCACTAAATTTGTGATACCCTTCGGGTCTACCGCAAGAACCCGGTTTTTAGCTTCCGCCTCTTTACGTTTACCCTGGAAGAGCCCGCAATCCAGAACAATTCTGTCATTGCCGGTGTCGACAGTATGAAATGAGCCGGTTACTTCTCGAGTTGCACCATGGAATGTAACGTACATAAAACACTTCTCCTCATCTGGATTATGGCCTTATTCTCAGGAAAACTATAATTACATTTAATTACCGGATAACTGCATCGACACAGATACGAAAGGTCCGGGGAGCGCAATGCCCGCACCTGGTCACTCCTCTCTCAAGCACCTGCCTGCCTGCACGGATACAGCAATCATTTACTTTATATTGAGATTCCTTAAAATTATCTGACTTCTGCATGTCATAGTAATGCAGAGTACCATTTTCTTTTAAAACACTGACCGCCATATCCAGAAAGTCGTGCCCTCTTGTCGGTAACGGCATGACGATACGATCAAAACGTTTATCTAGCGAGGGCACTATCTCAGCCACATCACCGCAGTAGAGTTTTACATTTTTTATTTTCCGGTTTAATTTTAAATTTTTTACCGCGTAATTATGTGCTTCAGGATTTTTTTCAATCCCCACAATCTCTTGAGCACAGCTATTGCCCCCTATTACCAGCGGGTAAGGTGCTATTCCAGAAAACAGCACCAGCACGTTTTCACCCTCACGGACAAGATTTGCAATACGCTTGCGTTCTGTCCCGCTGCGCACAGAAAAATACACGCGCTCAGGGTTTACCTGAAGGCGTATTCCGAACTCTTTATGCTCAGTCTCCTTACGATTCTCACCTGCGAGTATCTCCAATCCTATCGTGCGATATTCACCGCCATATATACCAACTCGCTTGGCCACAACTTTAATACGTTTATTATTTCGTAGTATTGTCTCACCAATAAGATGCTCTTTACCAATCAACCGATCCGGTATGATGATCATGGCAATATCACCAATAACATCATACGAGCGAACCAAACAATCCAACTCGTCAGGTGATAAGGAATCTTGAAGTAAAGTCTTCAGGTTAACAGCCATGGTTCTCCATCTTTCAACTCGAATTTCTTACCAGTTCAGCAAGCATTAGGTGCAAAGCTTTATAATAAATCATAGTTGCCTGTATTAACGAACGAAATATTGAAGAAGATGACGCTGGATGGACTGTGCTCCAAGGCTATTTCTCCCCGGACATTATCCCAAAGTATTTATTGCAAGTAACCCTGAGGGGAGCACTTTTCGGAAACCCGGAGGAATCAGGCAACAGCTTATGCTACTGATATAAAATTGCAATACAGTATAACTTAACCCGGCTATGATGTCGTGTCACTCCCGACTCCTTCCACTTGAGCCCTCACCTGTTTCAAGCTGGGGATGGTGGTTAGCAAATTCCTTTATGCCAGCAAGTGCACACCAGATATTCTGCCGGGACAGTGTATAAATCAGCAACCCGGTAAACCATATATACTTGTATATCCTGTTTCCATATCAGTCGGTTGCTTCCAGTCCTCTTTATGGAGAAAAAACAAAAAAGCGCCTTGAGATGATAAAAACATCCCAAGGCGCCT of the Desulfosediminicola ganghwensis genome contains:
- a CDS encoding class I SAM-dependent methyltransferase gives rise to the protein MAVNLKTLLQDSLSPDELDCLVRSYDVIGDIAMIIIPDRLIGKEHLIGETILRNNKRIKVVAKRVGIYGGEYRTIGLEILAGENRKETEHKEFGIRLQVNPERVYFSVRSGTERKRIANLVREGENVLVLFSGIAPYPLVIGGNSCAQEIVGIEKNPEAHNYAVKNLKLNRKIKNVKLYCGDVAEIVPSLDKRFDRIVMPLPTRGHDFLDMAVSVLKENGTLHYYDMQKSDNFKESQYKVNDCCIRAGRQVLERGVTRCGHCAPRTFRICVDAVIR